The genomic segment cacacatacacatacacacacacgtgggcaGGTGTGCGTATTATCTTCCTCTTATATTACACTCTTTTACGCTAATCATTTGATCACATCATAATCAAACCATATGATGATGTTGAGAGGCAATAGAATTTTACTATATATTCTCATACTGGACACATAAAATACGGAAACGCTTCAAAACATCTGAATTTGAATCCAAAAACGCGAATGAATCTGAATCCGCATGCGTACCTGAAAGTCTTTACACGAACGACTGTTTGTTTACATCACGATGACGGAGTTGATTTCCTGGATTCTCTAAATCGTCAATATTCAACGCTCTGAGTGGAAGACATTGAGATGTAAGTTAATCAaacgaaaatatgaatatattggaAAAGTTCTCTGGGTTGTTGATGAATATTTATTGTACATGTGAGGAAATATCGAGGATTAGAAATAATGCATGGGCAATGTGCTATGAGATAAGCTTATCTTTCATTGTTTACAGaatcatgtgtatttgtattttatcatttatttcatggTATATTATATtgggattgataataataattccgctgtgagagtgagagttattGTTGACATATCATTCTTTTGGTCTGGTTATTCTGCCTGGATTGTCTGATGTTTCACCCCAAATACGACCTTATATTTTTGATGAAATTTTGGGGCATTCCTTCCAGGTATTGTGTGGACTTGAACTTGTTATCTTCAACTTTTATTTTGAATAACCAGCTTAGGCTGTGTTCCCAGCTGATGTTTTTCGTGTCAGTTTAACAGCAGACAGACTGAAAACTTTGTGGTGCGCATTCGATATATTGTGGGAGCAGCTGGCTGTGCGcttgtctgttttctcttcccagttctccttttcttatttgttgGCAGTGCGTAGTTGTTGAAATGCCTGCTTACTGTGCAGCGTGGATTGGCCCGGTTGTGGATTTATCAATCAAACTAGGGTCTGCCATCAATGACAACCCATTTAAATAGTATATAAATGATGTACTGATAACATATCACCAATCACTATTGTTATGTAATGCACAACATTAGTTGTGCTATCATCGCCattgtcttcgtcttcatctttgcCTTCACCTTtgtgtttctcttcttcatcatctcattattgttgtcatcgtcCTTGTCCTTGACGTTACTGTTGTCCTTGTCATTTccgttgttgttgtccttgtcgttactgttgctattaccatcttattgctattgtattattgttattattattattattgttatgattattattattgttagcatttctTTTTGATATTCATAGATATTCCCTTCAACAGACATAAAAGATGCTGTCCCCAAATGTACCTGAATTCGTTCCAAGAGGAATGCAACCTACAGGCCCAACTAGAGGATATGAGCGGACTTTTCCAGCTGCAGTTGAAAGGCACCACGCAAGCCAGAGCTCCATTCAAACAAACagggcagagagaagggaggaagatggacagAGGAAACGAGTACATAATACCTCGTTAGTAGAACCAGATAGAAGAGATTTAAAAGAGTCCTTTGGTGGTAAGAAGGTGGGAAGCTCGAACAGAGGCAGGCATGGGTCATACAATTCTTACACAAGAGATAAAGACAGTCTTCGAAGCTATGACAACTGGAGGCAGAGAGTGGATGAGAATCCATCTGATAGACAGGGTTCTTATTTCAAAAGCACAAGGAGACCCACCAAAGATGAGCCAGAAGGAGACAGCAATAAAAGCAGGAGTCAGCATGGAAAGCAGCGTCCCTGGAGACAGAAAGGTGAAAGCCAAGAAAGGGAGAATGTcctgaataaagaaggaaagaaggctgcagggagaggaaagaacaTAGCCTTAGGGCCAACCCCTGCCACAGTGACCCAGTCCCCTTCGTATCGCAAACCAGGTGTCAGTTATGGCAAAATCCTTACTGGTGATTTTGCTTGGGGTGGAAAGGCTGCACCGGTTGGAGATGGACATAATCACCGGAGAAACTCTAATGACTTGGGCCTGACCTCAAATGCCCAGCAAGAGCAATGGCCGTCCCTCCCAGGTTTCCATACTAAGACActggcaaagggagagagggtagaggccGAAAGTCCCAAAGGTAGAGTGTATTCTCTTGCACAGGAAGGAGCTATGGTAGACAGCATGAAAGATCCAAATACAAAAGAGAGTAATAaaagttggaaggagggaggagaagcaaccaggggagaaaaggaagaattgtCAAAGGGAAAATCGACTTGTGATGAGAAAAAAGTTAGTGAAAAGGGAGACAAGAGACAATCAGAAAATGCTACTGGCTGTGAGATTAGAAGAAATGAGAATACATTAAAGGAGGGTCATACGGGCCAAAGACAGGATTCACTGGATATAAAGCCAGTtcctagagaaggagagaaaaaatatagaaacagatCTCCAAAAGGAAAAGACACAGATAATAAACAGTCtacagaaaaggaaggagatgggaactTTGAATGGCAGGTTAAAAGAGATCGTCGGAAACAAGTGAAAACTCAGGAAGAGACAACAAAGTTGAGTGTTTTAGTGCAAcagcagaaaggagagaaaaataggaaaggcaAAGCTGATGTCAACCCTAGTTTTGCAAAGGGGAAAGCAGTATCTAAGAATGAAACCAAgtcaacaaataaacacactatGAAAAATAAACCTCTTGCAGTTGCATCATCGGCTGACAAACTTAGCTGGAAAATGAAGCAAAATTCTCCAGGGCAACAAGATCAGTCAGCAAAGGAAAGAGCTGGTTCTTTGTCACTTCCTGATAAAGCTTCTGCCAAGAGTAAAAGTTCTGTGCCAGTAGATGCTAAGAAGGCCATAGCTTCAGAAGAAAAGTCATCAAAGCTGAAAGCAAAGAAacttaaaaagaaggaagagaagatgaaaataagagaGCAACAGATCCGGAAAGCtcaggagatgatgaagaaagacTCAAAGCTTTCCATGATAACAAAGGCCTTCTTAGAATCAGCCGCCTATACTGGCAGTGGTGGACAGACGTCAATAATGGAAAAAACAGCTGGCCAGGGCCTCTTGGAGAATTTCCCCAGTTTGGGTGAACAGAGGTCAAATAAtgtaaaaagaaatgacaaaggtAATGCAGCCCCTCCTGTTACTAGTAAAAGTGGTTCTCATGAGCAGAGGAAGAAACCGAAAGACCCATCAGTTCCTCCAACAAACCAAGCCAGTGCTAACAGGGCAGCCAGTGGAAGTGCGACAACCACTTCTGTTTCAAGCTACTCAGGGGTGCTCTTAGCCTCGCCCAGGAGAGTAGTAGAATCTCAATCTCGAGCTGCAGACGAGAGCCAGGGCGAGGCAAAGAATGTGGTTGCacagaagaaaaaggtgaaaactAAGGACCGCATTGAACTGGACCTCATGTTTGCAGCACTTGAGtccaagaagagaaaagaaaaggagcttTCTGATAAAGTCCTCATGATGGAGTTGCATGTGAGTATTTTGATTTGTGAActcattattttattcatatatgtatgtatatatgtgtgtatatatatatatatatatatatatatatatatatatatatatatatatacatatatatacatatatatacatatatatacatatatatatgtatattatatctatctatctatctatctatctatctatctatctatctatctatctatctatctatctatctatctatctatctatctatctatctatctatctatctatctatctatctatctatctatctatctatctatctatctatctatctatctatctatctatctatctatctatctatctatctatctatctatatatctatatatatatatatatatatatatatatatatatatatatatatatatatatatatttatatatgctaattttttttttatgaatatatgaatatatttggatTTAAATGGACtatgtgataggtttccataatGCACAATTTactttactcttctttttttggatgtattttcttttattgattgttTTGTTATACAGCCTGGATTGGAGAAGCCCAAGAGAGGTATGGAAACGCATACAGTTGTCAAAGGGTCAAAAAATGCCTTTGCTGGTCATCTCAGAGCCAAGGTAAATACTACAAATATGTTATTGTCTAATATCTAGTCAAGTTTCTTTGATCATATTCACATTTTCCCTTAAGAACATGCAGTGATAATCAACATGGTCCAAAATGTTTCTAATTTATTATGTCTTCAAAGATCTTATGTGGGGGTTTTACTTTTGTGAATTTAACAATGGATCAGATGTATTTGAAAAAAGTCACTTTCCACTCACTTCAGTCAACGTTATGACATGCCCAATGTAACTAAAGTATGAGACTACCCACTCCCCATTCCACcaatcagacaaacacacatgcacaccaacgcatatatctgcacacataaatacaccaactaacacatatatgtatacatctaggctatacatgcatgcatataagtacatgcacccaaaagcacacacacatactcatgtgcatatgcacacatgcacacctacacccacacccatgtTTGTGCATTCCACATGGAAGAGGAATAATGATGGATAGAAaacaaaagtgagaaaaagaaagaataaagaataattccCACAGGCTAAAGGCACTGCCCCAGCCACAACACTTTTCCGAGGCTTCCAGCGCGAAGGGAGGGAGCATAAGTACCTGTCACCGCTCAAGAAACGGATGAAGAAAGCCCGACTGCAGGAAGCTGAGACGTTGCTGGCCATTGTTAGAGGTTGGTTGCTGTAAATTTGTTTTTGGCTTTGGGTGCAGTTAGGAAGTTAAAAGCAAGTTGTTTGACCCAATGCTCCCAGGAAAATGtattcactttagtattgttttattaACTGCCTGCAGgtgcttagccacaaagtagTCAGCTGATTTCACCTTTTCTTGAGTTTGTGggaaaattcttttttttaactaatattatcagtattaacagttatttttattataaacatcataattactataatcttactgacattattaacagcagtattaaataccagataatattttcaaaaatctaggaaaagggtaaatgggTAGGACAGGTAGTTCTCGCAATAGGCTCTTTGGTGACTTAGTACCTGTGGAGCcacctatatgtaaaaacaattactaatttAAACACACATGGCCATGGCATGTACGCGCATGCGGTTCACTTTCAGTTTCCTATATTGTATTCtctaattattcattttcattcataatttttttgcAATTTGTCACTGACATTCGTATGTAATGCAGAATTTTTGCCAGACATTCActaaatacaaacaataacataaaagaaaagaagaaatttagTCAAGGTTAGGAAGGCAATTTTGGATCTTTGATTTTTGTAGGACAAGTATTTACAACCAGAAAATGGAAATCTTGTGCTGATATACTTTATAGTTAATGATATTGGATTGGTaataggggaagggagtaaaAGGAGAATAGGCTTCTTTGTGTGGTGTGGGGACATTACGAgaacttgatattttttttttagattaagttcttacaaatgaaaaaacaaataaccaaaacaatGCCAGGAGGTGCATAAATGATAGGTTCAGATGAATAGTGGGATATTAAGGATGTAGGGGACTGAAAGCATTTGTGGGAGGTATGCATATGTTATAAGAATTTAACAGGTGATTTGAGGCACTTGTTT from the Penaeus vannamei isolate JL-2024 chromosome 33, ASM4276789v1, whole genome shotgun sequence genome contains:
- the Sbp2 gene encoding selenocysteine insertion sequence-binding protein 2, which gives rise to MLSPNVPEFVPRGMQPTGPTRGYERTFPAAVERHHASQSSIQTNRAERREEDGQRKRVHNTSLVEPDRRDLKESFGGKKVGSSNRGRHGSYNSYTRDKDSLRSYDNWRQRVDENPSDRQGSYFKSTRRPTKDEPEGDSNKSRSQHGKQRPWRQKGESQERENVLNKEGKKAAGRGKNIALGPTPATVTQSPSYRKPGVSYGKILTGDFAWGGKAAPVGDGHNHRRNSNDLGLTSNAQQEQWPSLPGFHTKTLAKGERVEAESPKGRVYSLAQEGAMVDSMKDPNTKESNKSWKEGGEATRGEKEELSKGKSTCDEKKVSEKGDKRQSENATGCEIRRNENTLKEGHTGQRQDSLDIKPVPREGEKKYRNRSPKGKDTDNKQSTEKEGDGNFEWQVKRDRRKQVKTQEETTKLSVLVQQQKGEKNRKGKADVNPSFAKGKAVSKNETKSTNKHTMKNKPLAVASSADKLSWKMKQNSPGQQDQSAKERAGSLSLPDKASAKSKSSVPVDAKKAIASEEKSSKLKAKKLKKKEEKMKIREQQIRKAQEMMKKDSKLSMITKAFLESAAYTGSGGQTSIMEKTAGQGLLENFPSLGEQRSNNVKRNDKGNAAPPVTSKSGSHEQRKKPKDPSVPPTNQASANRAASGSATTTSVSSYSGVLLASPRRVVESQSRAADESQGEAKNVVAQKKKVKTKDRIELDLMFAALESKKRKEKELSDKVLMMELHPGLEKPKRGMETHTVVKGSKNAFAGHLRAKAKGTAPATTLFRGFQREGREHKYLSPLKKRMKKARLQEAETLLAIVREAKKAQERLIQESLAQSTETSVEDEGRSVSKSPQLLPSSSPAILKDSDDINEKRDSNDANGCDGEGGSSALAGEEQLKIDSLNGSEGAQSTAKLTVDGTEESAVAVAEPQDMNVETETTQESQGISDATRPETEKDAKNTEGESTSNKKTINTTTAVTDKDIKKVIKDIHTIDVSPARVGGLLASLDDPELAKRCSELAQEIKIMAHPVHKMSFREYCDHMITPEVDSAVKTLVTMLVKFQERQYQRDPIKAKIRRRYVCGLKEATKLMTKMSCVIVAPDIQRSRGPGLLDEVVAKMLNRARESGVPLIFALSLKMLGKLCHKSVPVSCIGIINYQGAQDVFNQLMELVPAAKAKYQALVNTGLCTVPAEGERLSDEEKEPEGSSSKDAVTS